One window of the Streptomyces sp. ITFR-21 genome contains the following:
- a CDS encoding enhanced serine sensitivity protein SseB C-terminal domain-containing protein, with the protein MIAGAQGGAAAAGHMEQMLLQVAPGRFDAYENLLGSLAAGQVWMLLWRGSTGSADAQYGSMEIGGHGYAPCCTSPRELAASGWTREHEVVSGRDIALTLYPDRCGLWLNPHAADGGVGVPWPDLRRIAVGLDLLPAGPLQIGEPSLQIPQFYALLAQAAHRTPAVRSLRRAWVQPALGEPYLAVGVEVYDSSPQAVESVRLMMRQAVSGVPDGLAVSTVAMADAYDPVGMWMRANGQPFFDREAYGGGASWGPARY; encoded by the coding sequence GTGATCGCGGGCGCGCAAGGCGGCGCGGCGGCGGCCGGCCATATGGAGCAGATGCTGCTCCAGGTGGCCCCCGGCCGGTTCGACGCTTACGAGAACCTGCTCGGATCGCTGGCCGCCGGCCAGGTGTGGATGCTGCTGTGGCGGGGTTCGACCGGCTCGGCGGACGCCCAGTACGGCAGCATGGAGATCGGCGGCCACGGCTACGCGCCCTGCTGCACCTCGCCCCGCGAACTGGCCGCCAGTGGCTGGACCCGCGAGCACGAGGTGGTCTCCGGGCGGGACATCGCGCTCACCCTCTACCCCGACCGCTGCGGCCTGTGGCTCAACCCGCACGCGGCCGACGGCGGCGTCGGCGTGCCCTGGCCGGACCTGAGACGGATCGCCGTCGGCCTGGACCTGCTGCCGGCCGGACCGCTCCAGATCGGCGAACCCTCCCTGCAGATCCCGCAGTTCTACGCCCTGCTGGCCCAGGCCGCCCACCGCACCCCGGCGGTCCGCTCGCTGCGCCGGGCCTGGGTCCAGCCGGCCCTCGGCGAGCCGTACCTCGCGGTCGGCGTCGAGGTGTACGACTCCTCGCCGCAGGCGGTCGAGTCGGTCCGGCTGATGATGCGGCAGGCCGTGTCCGGCGTCCCGGACGGCCTCGCGGTCTCCACGGTCGCCATGGCGGACGCGTACGACCCGGTGGGCATGTGGATGCGGGCCAACGGCCAGCCGTTCTTCGACCGCGAGGCGTACGGCGGCGGCGCCTCGTGGGGCCCGGCGCGCTACTGA